A stretch of Microbulbifer bruguierae DNA encodes these proteins:
- the yaaA gene encoding peroxide stress protein YaaA, which yields MLIVISPAKTLDYESEIPQLETTQPDFLKESAALIKELKSLSPQDISALMKISDKLGVLNYDRFHNWKRPFNDDNARPALLAFKGDVYTGLAAETLHKRDFAFAQKHLRMLSGLYGLLRPLDLMQPYRLEMGTKFANSKGKNLYEFWGGSITAALNAQLAALKSRELVNLASNEYFKSVQTKNLDADVITPHFKDWKNGQYKMISFFAKKARGMMSRWAIDQRVKKAEQLKDFDVAGYYFSEENSKGNDWVFLRDEQSA from the coding sequence ATGCTGATTGTAATTTCCCCCGCCAAAACCCTGGATTACGAGAGTGAAATCCCGCAGCTGGAAACTACCCAACCGGATTTCCTCAAGGAATCCGCAGCCCTGATCAAAGAGCTGAAATCGCTGAGTCCCCAGGACATTTCTGCGCTGATGAAGATTTCCGACAAGCTGGGCGTGCTCAACTACGACCGCTTTCACAACTGGAAGCGCCCATTTAATGATGACAATGCACGCCCGGCGCTGCTGGCATTCAAAGGGGATGTGTACACCGGGCTTGCCGCGGAAACCCTGCACAAGCGGGATTTCGCCTTTGCCCAGAAACACCTGCGCATGCTCTCCGGTCTTTACGGCCTGCTGCGTCCGCTGGACCTGATGCAGCCCTACCGCCTGGAAATGGGTACGAAATTCGCCAACAGCAAGGGGAAGAACCTGTACGAATTCTGGGGTGGCAGCATCACCGCGGCACTCAATGCACAGCTCGCCGCGCTGAAGAGCCGCGAACTGGTCAATCTTGCCTCCAATGAATACTTCAAATCGGTGCAGACCAAAAATCTGGATGCGGACGTGATTACGCCCCACTTCAAGGACTGGAAAAACGGCCAGTACAAGATGATCAGTTTCTTTGCCAAAAAGGCCCGCGGCATGATGAGCCGCTGGGCCATCGACCAGCGGGTAAAAAAGGCGGAGCAACTGAAAGACTTCGACGTCGCCGGTTACTATTTCAGCGAAGAAAACTCCAAAGGCAACGACTGGGTATTCCTGCGTGATGAGCAGTCGGCCTGA
- a CDS encoding DUF4265 domain-containing protein: MASALQIIELFAGTNPDGEPVVERLQVRVNEDDSVQLVRSPAFIKGIASGDTIKVDRTDPDKPSFELVKRSGNLAVRVFSRGDSTKLSDQLTPELEKLGGELDLESPRLLVYSIHVSCGFAEIEKMLNSVCDGANSVWYYGNVYDPVDGQTPLNWWQDILKPE, from the coding sequence ATGGCGAGTGCGCTGCAGATTATCGAATTATTTGCCGGCACCAATCCGGACGGCGAGCCGGTGGTAGAGCGGTTGCAGGTGCGGGTCAACGAAGACGACAGCGTACAGCTGGTGCGGTCCCCGGCCTTTATCAAGGGTATCGCCAGTGGCGACACCATCAAGGTCGATCGCACAGATCCAGACAAGCCCAGCTTCGAGCTGGTAAAGCGCTCCGGCAACCTGGCGGTGCGGGTGTTCAGCCGCGGTGACAGTACCAAGCTGTCAGACCAGCTGACCCCGGAACTGGAGAAGCTCGGTGGCGAACTGGATCTGGAGAGCCCGCGACTGCTGGTTTACAGCATTCATGTCAGCTGCGGTTTCGCCGAGATCGAGAAGATGCTCAACAGTGTCTGCGATGGTGCCAACAGCGTTTGGTATTACGGCAATGTGTACGATCCGGTGGATGGGCAGACGCCGTTGAATTGGTGGCAGGACATTCTCAAGCCCGAATAA
- a CDS encoding M48 family metalloprotease, translating into MIPRSIANRLLASAIAASLAAGLAGCAVNPVTGKKELSLLSQSQEVALGAEQYPKAQQTQGGEYQIDPALQSYVSNVGQKLAKVSDQPQLPYEFVVLNNSVPNAWALPGGKIAVNRGLLVLLEDEAELAAVLGHEIVHAAARHSAAAMSQQQILGAGIAILGATTKDTAYGDLISLGSQFGGSAYIAKYGRDNELESDRYGMKYMAAAGYDPQGAVRLQEKFVQLSKGNQASGLDALFASHPPSQSRVNANIEHAKKLSAGTVNRNQYQKAIAQLKQDADAYKSYDDAVAAVKNKNYDRALTLTRQAQKQQPREAAFYALEGDLLAQKKQYQSALQSYEMAVQKNPTLFSNWLMRGMLNAQLKNYTAAERDLNRSTRHLDTAHAHYYLGQVYEQQGNTKSALSQYQIAAEDSGDIGTKAQARVQALGNQG; encoded by the coding sequence ATGATTCCGCGTTCAATTGCAAATCGGCTCCTGGCCAGCGCCATTGCAGCCTCACTGGCTGCCGGTCTCGCTGGCTGTGCGGTCAACCCGGTGACCGGCAAGAAAGAGCTATCGCTGTTGTCCCAGAGCCAGGAGGTGGCACTGGGTGCAGAGCAATACCCGAAAGCTCAGCAGACCCAGGGTGGTGAGTACCAGATTGACCCCGCATTGCAGAGCTATGTGAGCAACGTGGGCCAGAAACTGGCAAAGGTTTCCGACCAGCCACAGCTGCCTTATGAGTTCGTGGTTCTGAACAACTCGGTACCCAACGCCTGGGCGTTGCCCGGAGGCAAGATCGCGGTCAATCGCGGGCTGCTGGTGCTACTGGAAGATGAGGCGGAGCTGGCCGCGGTTCTGGGGCACGAGATTGTGCACGCGGCAGCGCGTCACTCCGCTGCCGCGATGTCCCAGCAACAGATCCTGGGTGCCGGTATTGCCATTCTTGGGGCGACCACCAAAGACACTGCCTATGGCGACCTGATCTCCCTCGGCAGCCAGTTTGGCGGCTCCGCCTATATCGCCAAGTACGGCCGCGATAACGAACTGGAGTCCGACCGCTACGGGATGAAATACATGGCCGCCGCGGGCTATGACCCACAGGGCGCGGTGCGCCTGCAGGAGAAATTCGTACAACTGTCGAAAGGCAACCAGGCCAGCGGTCTGGATGCACTGTTTGCCAGCCACCCACCGTCGCAGTCGCGGGTCAACGCAAATATCGAGCACGCCAAAAAACTGTCCGCAGGCACCGTCAATCGCAACCAGTACCAGAAGGCGATTGCGCAACTGAAACAAGATGCGGATGCGTACAAGAGTTACGACGATGCCGTCGCCGCAGTAAAGAACAAGAATTACGATCGCGCGCTGACCCTCACCCGGCAGGCACAGAAGCAACAGCCGAGAGAAGCCGCTTTCTACGCACTGGAAGGTGATCTACTGGCGCAGAAAAAACAGTACCAGTCGGCGCTACAGTCCTACGAGATGGCGGTACAGAAAAATCCGACCCTGTTTTCCAACTGGCTGATGCGCGGCATGCTGAACGCGCAACTGAAAAACTACACCGCCGCCGAGCGCGACCTCAATCGCTCCACCCGCCACCTGGATACCGCGCACGCGCACTACTATCTTGGGCAGGTGTATGAACAGCAGGGCAATACCAAAAGCGCACTGAGCCAGTATCAAATCGCCGCTGAGGACAGTGGCGATATCGGCACCAAAGCGCAGGCACGGGTACAGGCGCTGGGCAACCAGG